From the genome of Deinococcus sp. JMULE3, one region includes:
- a CDS encoding TetR/AcrR family transcriptional regulator, protein MTRTRQPELTRVALLDAALAVLRDHGAALSLDAVARAAGVSKGGLLHHYPTRDALLRALGFALIDDFRHKLDAAHAAELAAHGPARGAWLRAYITLTFTPDQDGEALHTALAPLAGHPALLAGLSAAQAFLLTDAEADGVPPGTAHAIRLACDGYWMGELTGLPRLNDTQAQALRETLTAWTR, encoded by the coding sequence ATGACCCGTACCCGGCAACCCGAACTCACACGCGTCGCCCTGCTCGACGCGGCCCTGGCCGTCCTGCGCGACCACGGCGCCGCCCTGTCGCTGGACGCCGTCGCCCGCGCCGCCGGGGTCAGCAAGGGCGGGCTGCTGCATCACTACCCCACCCGCGACGCGTTGCTGCGGGCCCTGGGATTCGCGCTGATCGACGATTTCCGCCACAAGCTGGACGCGGCACACGCCGCCGAACTGGCCGCACACGGTCCGGCGCGCGGCGCGTGGCTGCGCGCATACATCACCCTGACCTTCACCCCCGACCAGGACGGCGAGGCGCTGCACACGGCCCTCGCGCCGCTGGCCGGGCACCCGGCGCTGCTGGCCGGACTGAGTGCGGCGCAGGCGTTCCTGCTGACCGACGCCGAGGCGGACGGCGTGCCGCCCGGCACCGCGCACGCCATCCGGCTCGCCTGCGACGGCTACTGGATGGGTGAACTGACCGGCCTGCCGCGCCTGAACGACACGCAGGCGCAGGCCCTGCGGGAGACGCTGACCGCATGGACCCGCTGA
- the aspS gene encoding aspartate--tRNA(Asn) ligase, protein MTTPATEPAQQRLPRTLTRDLSHHDGQTVRLQGFVHARRDLGGVQFIVLRDVSGVTQCVGSGLTLPLAESSVEVTGKVKAHPKAPGGFEVQVEDFRVISAAVEPAPVEIPKMEWNVNPETMLDYRVVTVRGLKERAALKVQAELVAAFRDHLMTEGFTEISTPKIVSAGAEGGANLFPIDYFGHPAYLAQSPQLYKQIMVGVFERVFEVAPVYRAEEHATSRHLNEYLSLDVEMGFIEDEEDVMSLENRLLAAIMTRLKTTAQAEFDLLGATIPDVPPHIPRITLMDARVLVTEKYGHQVGGKDLDPEAERLLCQHYAETEGSDFVFVTKYPRAARPFYAHPDSNADGTPSTEITRGFDLLFRGIEITSGGQRIHDHAMLMDSIATYKLKPETLEGYTEVFKYGMPPHGGFAIGAERLTAKLLGISNVRYARAFPRDRHRLTP, encoded by the coding sequence ATGACCACCCCAGCAACCGAACCGGCCCAGCAACGCCTGCCCCGCACCCTCACCCGCGACCTCAGCCACCACGACGGTCAGACCGTGCGCCTCCAGGGCTTCGTGCACGCCCGGCGCGACCTGGGCGGCGTGCAGTTCATCGTGCTGCGCGACGTGAGCGGCGTCACCCAGTGCGTCGGCAGCGGCCTGACCCTGCCCCTGGCCGAGAGCAGCGTGGAGGTCACCGGGAAGGTCAAGGCCCACCCCAAGGCCCCCGGCGGCTTCGAGGTGCAGGTCGAGGACTTCCGCGTCATCAGCGCCGCCGTGGAGCCCGCCCCGGTCGAGATTCCCAAGATGGAATGGAACGTCAACCCGGAAACCATGCTCGACTACCGCGTCGTGACCGTCCGCGGCCTGAAGGAACGCGCCGCGCTGAAAGTCCAGGCGGAACTCGTCGCCGCGTTCCGCGACCACCTGATGACCGAGGGCTTCACCGAGATCAGCACCCCCAAGATCGTCTCGGCGGGCGCTGAGGGCGGCGCGAACCTGTTCCCCATCGACTACTTCGGGCACCCCGCGTACCTCGCGCAGAGCCCGCAGCTGTACAAGCAGATCATGGTCGGCGTGTTCGAACGCGTGTTTGAGGTCGCGCCCGTCTACCGCGCCGAGGAACACGCCACCAGCCGCCACCTCAACGAGTACCTGAGCCTGGACGTCGAGATGGGCTTCATCGAGGACGAGGAAGACGTCATGAGCCTCGAGAACCGCCTCCTGGCCGCCATCATGACCCGCCTCAAGACCACCGCGCAGGCCGAATTCGACCTGCTCGGCGCGACCATCCCCGACGTGCCCCCCCACATCCCCCGCATCACCCTGATGGACGCCCGCGTGCTGGTCACCGAGAAGTACGGGCATCAGGTGGGCGGCAAGGACCTCGACCCGGAAGCCGAACGCCTGCTGTGCCAGCACTACGCGGAAACCGAAGGCAGCGACTTCGTGTTCGTCACCAAGTACCCCCGCGCCGCCCGCCCCTTCTACGCCCACCCCGACAGCAACGCCGACGGCACCCCCAGCACCGAGATCACCCGAGGCTTCGACCTGCTGTTCCGCGGCATCGAGATCACGAGCGGCGGCCAGCGCATCCACGACCACGCCATGCTCATGGACTCCATCGCCACCTACAAACTCAAACCCGAAACCCTGGAGGGCTACACCGAGGTCTTCAAGTACGGCATGCCCCCCCACGGCGGCTTCGCCATCGGCGCCGAACGCCTCACCGCCAAACTGCTCGGCATCAGCAACGTCCGCTACGCCCGCGCGTTCCCCCGCGACCGCCACCGCCTGACGCCCTGA
- a CDS encoding S9 family peptidase — translation MTDRARGSNEQALNEEFAQFSVGGQRVYGMLHRPAGDAPTHGWPSVILLHGFTGSRTSDHRLFPLLSRHLAARGVASLRFDFRGSGESQGDFSEMTVTREIEDTLAAFDYVRRQPGLDPQRVMLLGFSMGGLVAAQSATQARPHRLALWAPALPELWLPFLRGGFLPATITDYNGWPLGRDFLQEVTRLRPLDAAAAWGGEARVFHGDQDKTCPPEYGVRYAQALHCDAVAIPGAGHTFDNLEQVDLLFRETTRFLTGG, via the coding sequence ATGACCGACCGCGCCCGAGGCAGCAACGAACAGGCCCTGAACGAGGAATTCGCGCAGTTCAGCGTCGGTGGGCAGCGCGTGTACGGCATGCTGCACCGCCCCGCCGGGGACGCCCCCACGCACGGCTGGCCCAGCGTGATCCTCCTGCACGGCTTCACCGGCAGCCGCACCAGCGACCACCGCCTCTTCCCGCTGCTGTCCCGCCACCTCGCTGCGCGGGGCGTCGCCAGCCTCCGCTTCGACTTCCGCGGCAGCGGCGAGAGCCAGGGGGACTTCAGCGAGATGACCGTCACCCGCGAAATCGAGGACACCCTCGCCGCCTTCGACTACGTGCGCCGCCAGCCGGGCCTCGACCCGCAGCGCGTCATGCTCCTCGGCTTCAGCATGGGCGGCCTCGTCGCCGCCCAGAGCGCCACGCAGGCCCGACCCCACCGCCTCGCCCTGTGGGCCCCCGCCCTCCCGGAACTGTGGCTCCCGTTCCTGCGCGGCGGGTTCCTGCCCGCCACGATCACGGATTACAACGGCTGGCCGCTGGGCCGCGACTTCCTCCAGGAAGTCACCCGCCTGAGGCCCCTCGACGCCGCCGCCGCGTGGGGCGGCGAGGCCCGCGTCTTCCACGGCGACCAGGACAAGACCTGCCCCCCCGAGTACGGCGTCCGCTACGCCCAGGCCCTGCACTGCGACGCCGTCGCCATCCCCGGCGCCGGGCACACCTTCGACAACCTGGAGCAGGTGGACCTGCTCTTCCGCGAGACGACGCGGTTCCTCACCGGGGGGTGA
- a CDS encoding spermidine synthase: MKPWVHLGSAPVPGSHDELQLWQRDTEFSIRVRGTPYDLMNSRQHGSEEALADLALTGLGAAAQRVLIGGLGMGFTLAAALRTLPGAAQVTVAELVPEVVTWNHGPLGAVAGHPLRDPRVTVAVADVGEVMRAHPAGFDAILLDVDNGPEGMTRAANDALYGPRGLATARAALRPGGVLAVWSVEKVPRFTDALTRAGFTTQVHHPRARQGRGGKHTVWTGRKGGA, from the coding sequence TTGAAACCCTGGGTCCACCTCGGCTCCGCGCCCGTCCCCGGCAGCCACGACGAGCTGCAGCTGTGGCAGCGCGACACCGAGTTCAGCATCCGCGTGCGCGGCACGCCGTACGACCTGATGAACTCCCGCCAGCACGGCAGCGAGGAGGCGCTGGCCGACCTCGCCCTGACTGGGCTGGGGGCCGCCGCGCAGCGCGTGCTGATCGGCGGGCTGGGCATGGGCTTCACCCTCGCCGCCGCGCTGCGGACCCTGCCCGGCGCGGCGCAGGTGACGGTGGCGGAACTCGTGCCGGAGGTCGTCACGTGGAATCACGGTCCCCTCGGCGCGGTCGCCGGGCACCCTCTGCGCGACCCGCGCGTGACCGTCGCGGTGGCCGACGTGGGCGAGGTCATGCGCGCCCACCCCGCCGGGTTCGACGCGATCCTGCTGGACGTGGACAACGGCCCCGAGGGCATGACCCGCGCCGCGAACGACGCCCTGTACGGCCCGCGCGGCCTCGCCACCGCCCGCGCCGCCCTGCGCCCCGGCGGGGTGCTCGCCGTGTGGAGCGTCGAGAAGGTCCCCCGCTTCACCGACGCCCTGACCCGCGCCGGATTCACCACGCAGGTCCACCACCCGCGCGCCCGTCAGGGCAGGGGCGGCAAGCACACCGTCTGGACCGGGAGGAAGGGCGGCGCATAG
- a CDS encoding chromate transporter — protein sequence MTAEPLDILLTFARLGLVSFGGANLPEIERVLVEQKGWITPQLLANGFALGQVMPGPNMLAMTHYGFAAGGLLGAFAATLGFYGPTALLSAAAMTAWQRLSRWRWLPALRSALLPFGAGVLLAGVLVLARGSIHSWTGALIAAASFALLWRTRVNAALIVVGAAVLGAVLGL from the coding sequence GTGACGGCCGAACCGCTGGACATCCTGCTCACGTTCGCGCGGCTGGGCCTCGTGAGTTTCGGCGGCGCGAACCTCCCCGAGATCGAACGCGTGCTGGTCGAGCAGAAGGGCTGGATCACGCCGCAGCTCCTCGCGAACGGCTTCGCGCTGGGGCAGGTCATGCCCGGACCGAACATGCTCGCCATGACCCACTACGGCTTCGCTGCTGGGGGCTTGCTGGGCGCGTTCGCCGCCACGCTGGGCTTCTACGGCCCCACCGCGCTGCTCAGCGCCGCCGCGATGACCGCGTGGCAGCGGCTCAGCCGCTGGCGCTGGTTGCCCGCACTCCGGAGCGCCCTGCTGCCCTTCGGCGCGGGCGTGCTGCTGGCGGGCGTGCTGGTCCTCGCGCGAGGCAGCATCCACAGCTGGACCGGGGCGCTGATCGCCGCCGCCTCGTTCGCCCTGCTGTGGCGCACCCGCGTCAACGCCGCCCTGATCGTCGTCGGGGCCGCCGTGCTGGGCGCCGTCCTCGGACTGTAA
- a CDS encoding chromate transporter → MSAPTSPAASAAPVTPTPPPTPAGLLRLFVGVALVGIGGGLPAHTRRALNARGWMTDAEFAEAYTLAQLTPGPNAVNLAAMIGARLLGGSGAALAVVGILTPGLIAMLTVSVFTLGLPGGLPPAVQSGLRGAACAALGVMLTAALPVLKVTAGIRFGPTLAVITFLLLAVLRADLLIVLAGTVIVGLILHRPRSDE, encoded by the coding sequence ATGAGCGCGCCCACGTCCCCGGCCGCCAGCGCCGCGCCCGTCACCCCCACCCCACCCCCCACGCCCGCCGGACTGCTGCGGCTGTTCGTGGGCGTTGCGCTGGTCGGCATCGGCGGCGGCCTACCTGCTCACACCCGCCGCGCCCTGAACGCGCGGGGCTGGATGACCGACGCGGAATTCGCGGAAGCCTACACGCTGGCGCAGCTGACCCCCGGCCCGAACGCCGTGAACCTCGCCGCCATGATCGGCGCGCGCCTGCTGGGCGGGAGCGGCGCGGCGCTGGCGGTCGTGGGCATCCTCACGCCCGGCCTGATCGCCATGCTGACCGTCAGCGTCTTCACCCTCGGCCTCCCCGGCGGCCTCCCCCCTGCGGTGCAGAGTGGGCTGCGGGGCGCGGCCTGCGCGGCGCTGGGCGTCATGCTGACCGCCGCCCTGCCCGTCCTGAAAGTCACGGCGGGCATCCGCTTCGGCCCCACCCTCGCCGTGATCACCTTCCTGCTGCTCGCCGTGCTGCGCGCCGACCTGCTGATCGTTCTGGCGGGCACCGTCATCGTCGGCCTGATCCTCCACCGCCCCCGGAGCGACGAGTGA
- a CDS encoding thioredoxin domain-containing protein has product MNRLGQESSPYLRQHADNPVAWWPWGEEAFREARERDVPVLLSVGYSTCHWCHVMAHESFEDGATAAYMNAHFVNVKVDREERPDVDAVYMAATQALTEQGGWPMTVFLTPDGAPFYAGTYFPPRDGHGLPSFSRVMASVERAWREERPKLLGNAEALTEHVREASRPRAAEGEVDAGLLERAVGNLRRVFDEALGGFGGAPKFPAPTTLDFLLTQPTGRLMALHTLRRMLAGGLHDQLGGGFHRYSVDEAWRVPHFEKMLYDNAQLTRTLLRAYQLSGDEGFAQAARGTLEYLRREMLAPDGGFYSAQDADTGGVEGLTFTWTPAEVRAVLGDADGDLLCRHLGIADPGNFLDPHRPEVGRRSVPFVALPVPDLALDLRQTEGEVAVHLDALKARLLTARAQRAQPGTDDKVLTSWNGLALAAFADAARILREPAYLEVARRNAAFIEEHLALPDGTLRHTWGGGQARVEGLMEDHALYALGLVALFQAGGDLTHLHRAQELWEVVRRDFWNEEAGVFMASGGRAEPLLARQAPGFDSAVISENAAGALLALWMHRYFADEEAEGMARRTVNAFRGDMLAAAGGFGGLWLAAAFLHAPHTEVAIIGTPDERAPLEAVAAGVFLPFAALAFTEAGGDLPVLLDRPGDGRGYVCLHHTCDLPTSDPGVFRAQLGRVAGGGQ; this is encoded by the coding sequence ATGAATCGTCTGGGTCAGGAGAGCAGCCCGTACCTCCGTCAGCATGCGGACAACCCGGTGGCGTGGTGGCCTTGGGGCGAGGAGGCGTTCCGGGAGGCGCGCGAGCGGGACGTGCCGGTGCTGCTGTCGGTGGGGTACTCGACGTGCCACTGGTGCCACGTGATGGCGCACGAGAGTTTCGAGGACGGGGCGACCGCCGCGTACATGAACGCGCACTTCGTGAACGTGAAGGTGGACCGCGAGGAACGCCCGGACGTGGACGCGGTGTACATGGCGGCCACGCAGGCCCTGACCGAGCAGGGCGGCTGGCCCATGACGGTGTTCCTGACGCCGGACGGCGCGCCGTTCTACGCGGGGACGTACTTCCCGCCGCGCGACGGGCATGGCCTGCCGAGCTTCTCGCGGGTGATGGCGAGCGTGGAGCGCGCGTGGCGCGAGGAGCGCCCCAAGCTGCTGGGGAACGCCGAGGCGCTGACCGAGCATGTCCGCGAGGCCAGCCGCCCACGCGCGGCGGAGGGTGAGGTGGACGCCGGGCTGCTGGAGCGCGCGGTGGGGAATCTGCGGCGGGTGTTCGACGAGGCGCTGGGGGGCTTCGGCGGCGCACCGAAATTCCCCGCCCCGACCACGCTGGATTTCCTGTTGACGCAGCCCACGGGCCGCCTGATGGCGCTGCACACGCTGCGGCGCATGCTGGCGGGCGGCCTGCACGATCAGCTGGGCGGCGGCTTCCACCGTTACAGCGTGGACGAGGCGTGGCGGGTGCCGCACTTCGAGAAGATGCTGTACGACAACGCGCAGCTGACCCGCACGCTGCTGCGCGCCTACCAGCTCAGCGGGGATGAGGGGTTCGCGCAGGCGGCGCGCGGGACGCTGGAGTACCTGCGGCGCGAGATGCTCGCCCCGGACGGCGGCTTCTATTCCGCTCAGGACGCGGACACGGGGGGTGTGGAGGGCCTGACGTTCACCTGGACGCCCGCCGAGGTGCGCGCCGTGCTGGGCGACGCGGACGGCGACCTGCTGTGCCGCCACCTGGGCATCGCGGACCCTGGGAATTTCCTCGATCCGCACCGGCCCGAGGTGGGCCGCCGCAGCGTGCCGTTCGTGGCGCTGCCCGTCCCGGACCTAGCGCTGGACCTCCGGCAGACGGAGGGAGAGGTCGCGGTGCATCTGGACGCCCTCAAGGCCCGCCTCCTCACGGCCCGCGCGCAGAGGGCGCAGCCGGGCACGGACGACAAGGTCCTCACGTCGTGGAACGGACTGGCTCTGGCGGCCTTCGCGGACGCGGCCCGCATCCTGCGCGAGCCCGCCTATCTGGAGGTCGCGCGGCGGAACGCGGCGTTCATCGAGGAGCACCTCGCCCTGCCGGACGGCACACTGCGGCACACCTGGGGCGGCGGGCAGGCGCGCGTGGAGGGCCTGATGGAGGACCACGCGCTGTACGCCCTGGGGCTGGTGGCGCTGTTCCAGGCGGGTGGTGACCTGACGCACCTGCACCGCGCGCAGGAGCTGTGGGAGGTCGTGCGACGCGACTTCTGGAACGAGGAGGCGGGCGTGTTCATGGCGTCCGGCGGCCGCGCCGAGCCGCTGCTGGCCCGGCAGGCCCCCGGTTTCGACAGCGCCGTGATCTCCGAGAACGCGGCGGGCGCGCTGCTGGCCCTGTGGATGCACCGCTACTTCGCAGACGAGGAAGCAGAGGGCATGGCGCGCCGCACCGTGAACGCCTTCCGGGGCGACATGCTGGCCGCTGCGGGCGGCTTCGGCGGGCTGTGGCTGGCCGCCGCGTTCCTCCACGCCCCGCACACCGAGGTCGCCATCATTGGCACGCCCGATGAACGCGCCCCGCTGGAGGCGGTCGCGGCAGGCGTGTTCCTCCCGTTCGCCGCGCTGGCCTTCACGGAGGCGGGCGGTGACCTGCCCGTCCTTCTGGACCGTCCCGGTGACGGGCGCGGGTACGTGTGCCTGCACCACACCTGCGACCTGCCCACCAGCGACCCCGGCGTGTTCCGCGCGCAACTGGGACGCGTGGCCGGTGGGGGCCAGTAG
- a CDS encoding transglutaminase family protein, translating to MAQPDAPAADPQSSFDRPVRVRAGFQLTFDVPYPTPMLFVVQPRDRLEPTGTRQRIIDQRPIGAAQGIHTYTDTHGNVVWRTVAQPGTFIIGHDLIAEITRNADPAHPDLPKTPVEALPDDTITYLLPSRYVDSDLISADAWERFGHIQGGWAQVQAISDYLNDTCTYGYGSTSATTAFQALGSGRAVCRDFAHMGVAFCRALNIPARYVCGYLPDIDITPDPVPMDFHAWFEAFIDGQWRTFDARHNRPRAGRILIAQGRDASDVAFTTSFGSARLTHMKVWADEAAPDMTLDTPPNPRIF from the coding sequence ATGGCCCAGCCCGACGCTCCCGCCGCCGACCCGCAGAGTTCCTTCGACCGTCCCGTCCGCGTGCGCGCCGGCTTCCAGCTGACCTTCGACGTGCCCTACCCCACCCCCATGCTGTTCGTCGTGCAGCCCCGCGACCGCCTGGAACCCACCGGCACCCGCCAGCGCATCATCGACCAGCGGCCCATCGGCGCCGCGCAGGGCATCCACACGTACACCGACACGCACGGGAACGTCGTGTGGCGCACCGTCGCGCAGCCCGGCACGTTCATCATCGGGCACGACCTGATCGCCGAGATCACCCGCAACGCCGACCCCGCCCACCCCGACCTGCCCAAGACGCCCGTCGAGGCCCTGCCGGACGACACCATCACGTACCTGCTGCCCAGCCGCTACGTGGACAGCGACCTGATCAGCGCCGACGCCTGGGAACGCTTCGGGCACATCCAGGGAGGCTGGGCGCAGGTGCAGGCCATCAGCGACTACCTGAACGACACCTGCACGTACGGCTACGGCTCCACCAGCGCCACCACCGCCTTCCAGGCGCTCGGCAGCGGCCGCGCCGTGTGCCGCGACTTCGCGCACATGGGCGTCGCGTTCTGCCGCGCGCTGAACATCCCCGCCCGGTACGTGTGCGGGTACCTGCCGGACATCGACATCACGCCCGACCCGGTCCCCATGGACTTCCACGCGTGGTTCGAGGCGTTCATCGACGGCCAGTGGCGCACCTTCGACGCGCGTCACAACCGCCCCCGCGCGGGCCGCATCCTGATCGCGCAGGGCCGCGACGCGTCCGACGTGGCGTTCACGACGTCGTTCGGCAGCGCCCGCCTGACCCACATGAAAGTCTGGGCGGACGAGGCCGCGCCCGACATGACGCTGGACACCCCACCCAACCCGCGCATCTTCTGA
- a CDS encoding arginine--tRNA ligase — MDLKARLKTAVEAAAAQMGAPLDVAIQETPANKPGDYGTPAAFQIAKALGQNPAQVAQTLAQTVQLPEGIERVEAAGPFLNFFVDVGGFVRGVVQTPLNLPAQDGKVVIEHTSVNPNKELHVGHLRNVVLGDSMARIFRAAGYEVEVQNYIDDTGRQAAESLFAMDHYGREWNGEQKYDHWLGEGYVQLNADPAKADMEAGIREVMHKLEEGLLRPLVEQTVKAQLETCFRIGATYDLLVWESDVVGSGFLNRAMDILEGSRYTSHPTEGKFAGAFIMDVSEFMPGLEESNVVLRRSDGTAMYVAKDIGFQFWKFGLFEGMTFKPFMTDPAGNTIWTSDPTGDSAQAARFGHAHEVINVIDSRQKHPQMLVRSSLGVAGETEKEARSIHLSYEFVNLNGQTISGRKGITLAVDSALEQAAARGFAELSAKNPDLATRDDAQEIARRIGVGALRFAMLRNEPSRAFDFDLEKASSLQGDTAPYIQYAAVRAANILRKAQDAGHPVDGTGAAWDALPDVDLILAKQVAKLPEVVEQAVRAHSPHGVAQYALDLATSFNAWYNAKDKQGKPATNVLASPEGLREARLALVARVRTAFEDTLGLIGIEIPPAM, encoded by the coding sequence ATGGACTTGAAGGCTCGACTCAAGACGGCAGTGGAGGCCGCCGCCGCGCAGATGGGCGCCCCGCTGGACGTCGCCATCCAGGAAACACCCGCGAATAAACCCGGCGATTACGGCACGCCCGCCGCGTTCCAGATCGCCAAGGCGCTGGGGCAGAACCCCGCGCAGGTCGCGCAGACGCTCGCGCAGACCGTGCAACTCCCCGAGGGCATCGAGCGTGTGGAGGCCGCTGGGCCGTTCCTGAACTTCTTCGTGGACGTCGGCGGCTTCGTGCGCGGCGTCGTGCAGACGCCCCTGAACCTCCCCGCGCAGGACGGCAAGGTCGTCATCGAGCACACCAGCGTGAACCCCAACAAGGAACTCCACGTCGGGCACCTGCGCAACGTCGTCCTCGGCGACAGCATGGCGCGCATCTTCCGCGCCGCCGGGTACGAGGTCGAGGTGCAGAACTACATCGACGACACCGGCCGTCAGGCCGCCGAGAGCCTGTTCGCCATGGACCACTACGGCCGCGAGTGGAACGGCGAGCAGAAGTACGACCACTGGCTGGGCGAGGGCTACGTGCAGCTGAACGCCGACCCTGCCAAGGCCGACATGGAAGCGGGCATCCGCGAGGTCATGCACAAGCTCGAAGAGGGCCTGCTGCGCCCCCTCGTCGAGCAGACTGTGAAGGCCCAGCTGGAAACCTGCTTCCGCATCGGCGCGACGTACGACCTGCTCGTGTGGGAGTCCGACGTGGTCGGCAGCGGCTTCCTGAACCGCGCCATGGACATCCTGGAGGGCAGCCGGTACACCTCGCACCCCACGGAAGGGAAGTTCGCGGGCGCGTTCATCATGGACGTCAGCGAATTCATGCCCGGCCTGGAGGAATCCAACGTCGTGCTGCGCCGCAGCGACGGCACCGCCATGTACGTCGCCAAGGACATCGGCTTCCAGTTCTGGAAGTTCGGTCTGTTCGAGGGCATGACCTTCAAACCGTTCATGACCGACCCCGCCGGGAACACCATCTGGACCAGCGACCCCACCGGCGACAGCGCCCAGGCGGCCCGCTTCGGGCACGCGCACGAGGTCATCAACGTCATCGACTCCCGCCAGAAGCACCCGCAGATGCTCGTGCGCAGCAGCCTGGGCGTCGCCGGGGAGACCGAGAAGGAAGCGCGCAGCATCCACCTCAGCTACGAGTTCGTGAACCTGAACGGGCAGACCATCAGCGGCCGCAAGGGCATCACCCTGGCCGTGGACAGCGCACTTGAACAGGCCGCCGCGCGGGGCTTCGCGGAACTCAGCGCGAAGAACCCCGACCTCGCCACGCGTGACGACGCGCAGGAAATCGCCCGCCGCATCGGCGTGGGCGCCCTGCGCTTCGCGATGCTGCGCAACGAACCCAGCCGCGCCTTCGACTTCGACCTCGAAAAAGCCAGCAGCCTCCAGGGCGACACCGCCCCGTACATCCAGTACGCCGCCGTGCGCGCCGCGAACATCCTGCGCAAGGCCCAGGACGCCGGGCACCCAGTGGACGGCACCGGCGCCGCCTGGGACGCCCTGCCCGACGTGGACCTGATCCTCGCCAAGCAGGTCGCCAAACTCCCCGAGGTCGTCGAGCAGGCCGTCCGCGCGCACTCCCCGCACGGCGTCGCCCAGTACGCCCTGGACCTCGCCACGTCCTTCAACGCCTGGTACAACGCCAAGGACAAGCAGGGTAAACCCGCCACGAACGTCCTCGCCAGCCCCGAAGGCCTGCGCGAGGCCCGCCTGGCCCTCGTCGCCCGCGTCCGCACCGCGTTCGAGGACACCCTCGGCCTGATCGGCATCGAGATTCCCCCCGCGATGTAA
- a CDS encoding TetR/AcrR family transcriptional regulator — MSDPTPTPLRGDAERNRRRILDAARTVFSTQGPDATLTSVAQHAGVGAGTLYRRFPTREDLLTALYLEEYATYHAILDEALNLPDPWHGFSHFIHHMCELQAQGGLQNPYAFTPGRNRTLEAQRTSMRVGMQTLIERAQADGSLRPDLTPEDLLPIMIGHAAVITATRTINAQIWRRALALTLDGLRPQGAHPLPTPPLSQREVFRIQSRRA, encoded by the coding sequence GTGTCCGACCCCACCCCCACTCCCCTGCGCGGCGACGCGGAACGCAACCGGCGACGCATCCTCGACGCCGCCCGCACCGTCTTCAGCACGCAGGGACCGGACGCCACCCTCACCAGCGTCGCCCAGCACGCCGGGGTGGGCGCCGGCACCCTCTACCGCCGCTTCCCCACCCGCGAGGACCTCCTGACCGCCCTGTACCTCGAGGAATACGCGACCTACCACGCCATCCTCGACGAGGCCCTGAACCTCCCCGACCCCTGGCACGGCTTCAGTCACTTCATCCACCACATGTGCGAACTCCAGGCGCAGGGCGGCCTGCAGAACCCCTACGCCTTCACGCCCGGCCGCAACCGCACCCTGGAAGCCCAGCGGACCAGCATGCGCGTCGGCATGCAGACCCTCATCGAACGCGCCCAGGCGGACGGCAGCCTGCGCCCCGACCTCACCCCCGAGGACCTGCTGCCCATCATGATCGGCCACGCCGCCGTCATCACCGCCACCCGCACCATCAACGCCCAGATCTGGCGCCGCGCCCTCGCCCTGACCCTCGACGGGCTGCGCCCCCAGGGCGCCCACCCGCTCCCCACCCCACCCCTGTCCCAGCGTGAGGTCTTCCGCATCCAGAGCCGCCGCGCCTGA
- a CDS encoding DoxX family protein: MNIIYWIITALTALAFLAAGLMKLTQPREKLTPQMPWVNDFPQGTVRAIGALEVLGALGLILPRVTGILPALSTAAAAGLILTMIGAATVHLRRKEPVTPAAVLGLLSAAALWGTLQA, from the coding sequence ATGAACATCATCTACTGGATCATCACCGCCCTGACCGCCCTCGCCTTCCTCGCCGCCGGACTGATGAAACTCACCCAGCCCAGAGAAAAACTCACCCCCCAGATGCCCTGGGTCAACGACTTCCCACAGGGCACCGTCCGCGCCATCGGCGCACTGGAAGTCCTGGGCGCCCTGGGCCTGATCCTCCCCCGCGTGACCGGCATCCTCCCGGCCCTCTCGACCGCCGCCGCCGCCGGACTGATCCTCACCATGATCGGCGCCGCCACCGTCCACCTGCGCCGCAAGGAACCCGTCACGCCCGCCGCCGTCCTGGGCCTCCTGAGTGCCGCCGCCCTCTGGGGCACCCTCCAGGCCTGA